GCTTACCGATTTATTTCGCTGAAGCAGAACATACTCAACAAACTCCACTACATCAGGCTGAGTAACCAACCGAGCCATACGTTGTCCTCCCATGCGTTCGGGCATAATCACATTGGTTGCACCTGCCCGGCGAAGCTTCATATCCGAACCAATCTCCGAAGCACGGCTAATGATCAACAAGTTAGGATTCATGCTTCGCGCGGTTAACACGACAAACACATTATCGGCATCATTTGGTGTTGTGGCAATCAATGCACGTGCATGGTCGATTCGAGCCAACCTTAAATCATCCTCGTGAGTAGCGTCGCCGCGAACATATAGCAGATTGGGATCTTCGCGAATGCGCTCAATCACATTATCGCGTTTTTCGATAATAACAAAATGTTGATTATGATCCATGAGCTCCAGCGCCGCTTGTTCTCCGTTTCGGCCAAAGCCACAAATAATCACATGATCGGTTAGCTTTTCAATCTTCTTGTTCACGCGATTCGTCTTTAAATAATTAATAAACTCTCCATCGAGGAAAAAACGCACCAAACTGGAACCAACGTAGGCAATATTACCCAGCGATAAGATAATCAAAATTGATACAAATATTTTCCCGGCAGGAGATAGAGGTTTTACCACCTCGAATCCTACGGTGGAAACCGAAATAATGGTCATATAAAATGCATCAACCAGGTCGAGGCCTTCAATAATCATAAACCCGAGGACGCCAAAAATAATCAGCGACAACAGGAGAATGATCCCAATGCGTAATGTTCTGTAAGTTTGTTCCTCAAAGAGGTTCATGCAAAATAATTTTATGCCCGATTCCGCAACTCAGACACCGCTTCAACTCGCAATACCTGCTTTTTAGGTGCAACAAGGCTTGTGATTCCAGGGCGTTGTCCGCTTCTATTCCGGACACGGTCCACTTTCGTATCACCATATTATCCTCTGCCGGCAAATCTTCCAGCAGTTGCAGTGCCCTATTCTTCAAATATAGTTTATTTTGGTGTTCTCCATACAGGAAATAAAAGGGAACAATCACATTAATCACCAATAATCTCAGTGCCTGCTCCCCGAGTTTTTTCTTACGGCGAGGCGATTCCCTATTGAAATGATAATGCGTATCCCAGTACGGTGAAGCAACGACCTGAAACCAACCACGGATTTCGTCCATATTTTTTGCTTCCAGCAGTTTTCCCAAT
This Prolixibacter sp. NT017 DNA region includes the following protein-coding sequences:
- a CDS encoding TrkA family potassium uptake protein, with the protein product MNLFEEQTYRTLRIGIILLLSLIIFGVLGFMIIEGLDLVDAFYMTIISVSTVGFEVVKPLSPAGKIFVSILIILSLGNIAYVGSSLVRFFLDGEFINYLKTNRVNKKIEKLTDHVIICGFGRNGEQAALELMDHNQHFVIIEKRDNVIERIREDPNLLYVRGDATHEDDLRLARIDHARALIATTPNDADNVFVVLTARSMNPNLLIISRASEIGSDMKLRRAGATNVIMPERMGGQRMARLVTQPDVVEFVEYVLLQRNKSVSLTEVPCSRMAEEYEGKTIADLLVGNVTGATIVGLKNFEGKYVFNPGPGHMLNRGDKLFVLGSHAQVTKLQEFLEQEPESL